A single genomic interval of Plodia interpunctella isolate USDA-ARS_2022_Savannah chromosome 14, ilPloInte3.2, whole genome shotgun sequence harbors:
- the Faa gene encoding fumarylacetoacetase produces MKSYIEYASDTDFPIENLPFGVFTSPKNEQKHIGVAIGDWILDLHVISHLFNGPLLNDKQTVFKADKLNAFMGLTRPHWIEARATLQSLLDVSNTTLQNDKDLRQRAFVKQSEATLHLPAEIGDYTDFYSSIHHATNVGIMFRSKENALMPNWKYIPVGYHGRSSSIVTSGTPIRRPYGQTQPVDGADPTFGPCRLMDFELEMAAFVGGPPTALGQRVPAREAGDRLFGLVLMNDWSARDIQKWEYVPLGPFTSKNLGTSISPWVVTVEALRPYIVDNYPQDPPPFPYLKHDDNFNFDIKLEVDLKSEKYPVPTTISRSNYRYMYWTAKQQLAQQTVTGCNLRPADLLGTGTISGETPDSYGSMLELSWRGTKPIRLLNGEERKFLLDGDTVTLRGYCDKGGVRIGFGKCEGKLLPAVPLEE; encoded by the exons ATGAAGAGTTACATAGAATACGCCTCGGACACTGATTTCCCAATCGAGAATTTGCCTTTTGGAGTGTTTACGTCGCCTAAAAAT GAACAAAAACACATTGGAGTAGCCATCGGAGACTGGATCCTGGATTTACATGTTATCTCGCATTTGTTCAACGGGCCATTGCTCAATGATAAGCAGACTGTATTCAAG GCCGACAAACTCAATGCCTTCATGGGCCTCACAAGGCCTCACTGGATCGAGGCCAGAGCCACGCTACAAAGCCTGTTAGACGTGTCCAACACTACGCTACAAAATGACAAAGATCTCAGACAAAG AGCCTTCGTCAAACAAAGCGAAGCCACACTACATTTACCAGCCGAGATCGGCGACTACACAGACTTCTACTCGTCCATCCACCACGCAACCAATGTCGGCATCATGTTCAGGAGTAAGGAGAACGCCCTTATGCCCAATTG GAAGTACATACCAGTGGGTTACCACGGACGATCCAGCTCTATTGTGACCTCGGGAACGCCTATACGGAGGCCTTACGGTCAAACACAGCCTGTAGATG GTGCTGACCCAACTTTCGGCCCCTGTCGTCTGATGGACTTCGAGCTGGAAATGGCGGCGTTCGTGGGGGGCCCGCCCACCGCCCTGGGGCAGAGGGTCCCCGCCCGGGAGGCGGGGGACAGACTCTTCGGGCTGGTGCTCATGAACGACTGGAGCG CCAGAGACATCCAGAAATGGGAGTACGTGCCCCTCGGCCCATTCACGTCCAAGAACCTGGGCACCAGCATATCGCCGTGGGTCGTGACCGTGGAAGCGCTGCGGCCGTACATAGTGGACAACTACCCGCAGGATCCCCCGCCGTTCCCGTACCTCAAGCATGACGATAACTTCAACTTTGATATCAAACTCGAAGTCGATCTCAAAT CAGAGAAATACCCCGTGCCTACAACCATCAGTCGTAGCAACTACCGCTACATGTACTGGACTGCCAAGCAGCAGCTGGCTCAGCAGACCGTCACCGGCTGCAATCTCCGGCCTGCCGACCTTCTGGGCACCGGCACCATCAGCGGAGAG ACGCCCGACTCCTACGGAAGCATGCTGGAGCTGTCATGGCGAGGAACCAAACCCATTCGCCTTTTGAACGGAGAAGAACGGAAGTTCCTGCTAGATGGCGACACTGTCACTCTCCGCGGGTACTGCGACAAGGGGGGCGTGAGGATCGGCTTCGGGAAGTGCGAGGGGAAACTGTTGCCTGCCGTGCCGCTTGAAGAATAA
- the LOC128675338 gene encoding protein phosphatase 1 regulatory subunit 7-like isoform X1, translated as MSDDKNTPMETDRAPKDVAISENVNTAEQNGTPPPPVTPPPTEEETQDIIVVNEHTEELDLNHGRIGKIENLERLKKLERLYLRWNLIKKIEGLDTLTTLVELELYDNQIVVIENLDNLVNLEILDLSFNRIKEITGLQRLLNLRKLYLSSNKISEIKNINHLPKLEMLELGDNRIREIKNLEGLTTLKQLYLGKNKLTMIQNLDDLTNLEILVLQSNRLTKIENLENLTKLEQLYISENGLTAIENLNNQVNLQTLDLANNKITEIDNVRHMKDLEELWLNDNQISNWSSIEYLQQNKKIQTIYLERNPLATDPAYRRKLKLLLPSLTQIDATLFTASAETLPPCRAVPGGPTRSVLVKPHM; from the exons ATGTCAg ATGATAAAAATACGCCTATGGAGACTGATCGAGCTCCTAAGGACGTAGCAATTAGTGAGAATGTAAACACGGCTGAACAAAATGGGACTCCGCCGCCGCCTGTTACGCCGCCGCCGACAGAAGAAGAGACTCAAGACATTATTGTTGTAAACGAGCATACTGAGGAACTCGATCTGAACCACGGGAGGATAGGAAAAATTGAGAACCTTGAGCGacttaaaaaattagaaag GTTATATTTGAGGTGGAACCTCATCAAGAAGATAGAAGGGCTGGACACATTGACTACACTGGTGGAACTGGAGCTGTATGACAATCAGATTGTTGTTATTGAGAATCTCGACAACCTGGTCAATCTAga AATCCTGGACCTATCATTCAACAGAATAAAAGAGATAACTGGTCTGCAGAGGCTGCTGAACCTCCGGAAGCTGTACCTCAGCTCCAACAAGATCAGCGAGATCAAGAATATCAACCATCTGCCAAAACTGGAAATGCTTGAGCTTGGTGACAACCGTATTAGG gaaatCAAGAATCTCGAAGGCCTGACGACACTCAAGCAGCTATATCTAGGAAAGAACAAATTAACCATGATACAAAACTTAGATGATCTGACCAATCTAGAGATACTGGTGCTACAAAGTAACAG GTTAACAAAGATCGAGAACTTGGAAAACTTAACCAAACTTGAGCAGCTATACATATCAGAGAACGGTCTCACTGCCATAGAGAATCTGAACAACCAAGTGAACCTTCAGACCCTGGACCTCGCCAATAACAAGATCACGGAGATCGACAACGTCAGACATATGAAGGACCTTGAGGAATTGTGg cTGAACGACAACCAAATATCGAACTGGTCGTCGATAGAATACCTGCAACAAAACAAGAAAATCCAGACGATATACTTAGAGAGGAACCCGCTAGCTACGGACCCGGCCTACCGTCGGAAACTGAAACTGTTGCTGCCATCGCTGACGCAGATCGACGCCACTTTGT TCACGGCGTCAGCAGAAACCCTTCCGCCATGCAGGGCTGTTCCCGGCGGCCCGACTAGGAGTGTTTTGGTCAAGCCGCATATGTAA
- the LOC128675338 gene encoding protein phosphatase 1 regulatory subunit 7-like isoform X2, with amino-acid sequence MSDDKNTPMETDRAPKDVAISENVNTAEQNGTPPPPVTPPPTEEETQDIIVVNEHTEELDLNHGRIGKIENLERLKKLERLYLRWNLIKKIEGLDTLTTLVELELYDNQIVVIENLDNLVNLEILDLSFNRIKEITGLQRLLNLRKLYLSSNKISEIKNINHLPKLEMLELGDNRIREIKNLEGLTTLKQLYLGKNKLTMIQNLDDLTNLEILVLQSNRLTKIENLENLTKLEQLYISENGLTAIENLNNQVNLQTLDLANNKITEIDNVRHMKDLEELWLNDNQISNWSSIEYLQQNKKIQTIYLERNPLATDPAYRRKLKLLLPSLTQIDATLCSHGVSRNPSAMQGCSRRPD; translated from the exons ATGTCAg ATGATAAAAATACGCCTATGGAGACTGATCGAGCTCCTAAGGACGTAGCAATTAGTGAGAATGTAAACACGGCTGAACAAAATGGGACTCCGCCGCCGCCTGTTACGCCGCCGCCGACAGAAGAAGAGACTCAAGACATTATTGTTGTAAACGAGCATACTGAGGAACTCGATCTGAACCACGGGAGGATAGGAAAAATTGAGAACCTTGAGCGacttaaaaaattagaaag GTTATATTTGAGGTGGAACCTCATCAAGAAGATAGAAGGGCTGGACACATTGACTACACTGGTGGAACTGGAGCTGTATGACAATCAGATTGTTGTTATTGAGAATCTCGACAACCTGGTCAATCTAga AATCCTGGACCTATCATTCAACAGAATAAAAGAGATAACTGGTCTGCAGAGGCTGCTGAACCTCCGGAAGCTGTACCTCAGCTCCAACAAGATCAGCGAGATCAAGAATATCAACCATCTGCCAAAACTGGAAATGCTTGAGCTTGGTGACAACCGTATTAGG gaaatCAAGAATCTCGAAGGCCTGACGACACTCAAGCAGCTATATCTAGGAAAGAACAAATTAACCATGATACAAAACTTAGATGATCTGACCAATCTAGAGATACTGGTGCTACAAAGTAACAG GTTAACAAAGATCGAGAACTTGGAAAACTTAACCAAACTTGAGCAGCTATACATATCAGAGAACGGTCTCACTGCCATAGAGAATCTGAACAACCAAGTGAACCTTCAGACCCTGGACCTCGCCAATAACAAGATCACGGAGATCGACAACGTCAGACATATGAAGGACCTTGAGGAATTGTGg cTGAACGACAACCAAATATCGAACTGGTCGTCGATAGAATACCTGCAACAAAACAAGAAAATCCAGACGATATACTTAGAGAGGAACCCGCTAGCTACGGACCCGGCCTACCGTCGGAAACTGAAACTGTTGCTGCCATCGCTGACGCAGATCGACGCCACTTTGT GCAGTCACGGCGTCAGCAGAAACCCTTCCGCCATGCAGGGCTGTTCCCGGCGGCCCGACTAG
- the Mcm10 gene encoding protein MCM10 homolog yields the protein MEECDELSQLEELLCADLNEDCDENSKTVQEIDIFSKIDGEESKSQVDSAPPKTSVVHNGDTDSSDDEERRNYTERKYNDYGSEIKKALDSSEHEQKDRLVDFETRLRQANIDAKVERNRSFLKKPDTAPEQKKNTFCVPDTKSKQATDVYTDPVFGLRITKPLISSTALLDRMQGREAVNMLRVKRYVENEDLKKDWVIAGAIVKKSAAKKSQKGNQFLIWTLSDLRDDMKTVSMFLFRKAYNELWKTMEGTVVAVLNPNVLDRSQNSQDQACLSVENPDRVMILGQSKDLGICKSKKKNGAPCTAFVNLSKCEHCIYHVKQEYQKFSKRQELQSSTMGKGLVNLQNKVFGKSTVIYGGKAYSALPSGNQKKVKEMDQNRLMSLSDYNKSERDNLMINKAPPGAGPFKKSEILHSPTTQRTSDSERLNRLTGLNSSPQSSKKSASPSLADKVASSPKLGKGFSLKGSGDIDLSISYGQKIAAKAKENAIKLVQQSGGIKKIDPNNIKGTESGKKRALENLNNSGSEENESKKLKPNENIKRTKGVMSERFKKILEATSAHQNLIEQHDDDEQDKYFNKLEKKEAMEEKMLNTFKLACKAVRCVKCKYTAFSAAQLCKDERHPLKVLDTFKRFFKCADCNNRTVALEVIPLHSCSNCSSSRWVKAPMLREKKLESLSEGLSIRGEEETFIGGQINKGKNINLLVPDG from the coding sequence atggaAGAATGTGATGAATTATCGCAGTTAGAAGAATTGCTATGTGCAGATTTAAATGAAGATTGTGATGAAAATTCCAAAACAGTGCaagaaatagatatttttagcaaaatcGATGGTGAAGAAAGTAAATCTCAAGTAGATAGTGCTCCTCCAAAAACATCAGTTGTTCATAATGGGGATACAGACTCCTCAGACGACGAAGAGAGGCGTAACTATACGGAACGAAAGTACAACGATTACGGATCAGAAATCAAGAAAGCATTGGACAGTAGTGAACATGAACAAAAGGATAGATTAGTGGACTTCGAGACTAGGTTACGTCAAGCCAACATAGATGCAAAGGTAGAGCGCAACAGATCTTTTCTCAAAAAACCAGATACTGCGCCcgaacaaaagaaaaatactttctgTGTTCCTGATACAAAGTCCAAACAAGCAACAGATGTTTACACCGATCCAGTATTTGGTCTTAGAATAACTAAACCTTTGATATCTAGTACTGCTCTTTTAGACCGCATGCAAGGTCGAGAAGCAGTCAATATGCTAAGAGTTAAAAGGTATGTTGAAAatgaagatttaaaaaaagattggGTGATAGCTGGTGCCATAGTGAAGAAAAGTGCAGCCAAGAAGTCCCAGAAAGGTaaccaatttttaatatggaCATTGAGTGATTTGAGAGATGATATGAAGACTGtatcaatgtttttgtttagaaaGGCTTATAATGAATTATGGAAAACAATGGAAGGTACTGTTGTTGCTGTATTGAATCCTAATGTTTTGGATCGATCTCAAAATAGTCAAGATCAGGCTTGTCTCAGTGTAGAAAATCCTGATCGGGTTATGATATTAGGTCAGTCAAAGGACTTAGgtatttgtaaaagtaaaaagaaaaatggtgCACCATGCACagcttttgttaatttaagtaaatgtgAACATTGTATTTACCATGTGAAACAagaatatcaaaaattttcGAAAAGACAAGAGCTTCAGTCATCTACAATGGGTAAAGGGCTTGTCAATTTGCAGAACAAAGTATTTGGGAAGAGTACAGTTATTTATGGTGGAAAAGCATATTCAGCTTTACCAAGTGGAAATCAAAAGAAAGTTAAAGAAATGGACCAAAATAGATTAATGTCACTTAGTGATTACAATAAATCTGAAAGAGATAATTTGATGATAAATAAAGCACCACCTGGGGCTGGACCCTTCAAGAAATCTGAGATCTTGCACAGTCCAACAACACAAAGAACAAGTGACTCTGAGAGACTGAACAGACTAACTGGTTTAAATTCCAGCCCACAAAGTTCTAAGAAATCAGCAAGCCCAAGTTTAGCTGACAAAGTTGCTAGTTCCCCTAAACTAGGCAAAGGATTTAGTTTGAAAGGAAGTGGGGATATAGATTTAAGCATATCTTATGGACAGAAGATAGCTGCTAAAGCCAAGGAGAATGCAATAAAGCTCGTTCAACAAAGTGGAgggattaaaaaaattgatcccaataatataaaaggtaCAGAGTCTGGCAAGAAAAGGGCATTAGAAAACTTAAATAACTCTGGTAGTGAAGAGAATGAGAGTAAAAAATTGAAgcctaatgaaaatattaaaagaactAAAGGTGTTATGTCTGAACGATTCAAGAAGATTCTAGAAGCAACCTCAGCTCACCAAAACTTGATTGAACaacatgatgatgatgagcaagataaatatttcaataaacttgAAAAGAAGGAAGCTATGGAagagaaaatgttaaatactTTCAAACTGGCCTGCAAAGCAGTAAGGTGTGTGAAATGCAAGTACACTGCATTTTCTGCAGCACAGTTGTGTAAAGATGAGAGGCATCCTCTAAAAGTGTTGGATACATTCAAGAGATTCTTCAAATGTGCTGATTGTAACAACAGGACGGTTGCTTTGGAGGTTATTCCACTTCACTCTTGTAGCAACTGCAGTAGCTCACGATGGGTCAAAGCCCCAATGCTCAGAGAAAAGAAATTAGAGTCATTATCTGAAGGCCTTTCAATCAGAGGTGAAGAAGAGACCTTTATTGGAGGACAAATCAATAAAggaaagaatataaatttgttagtCCCTGATGGTTAA